Proteins co-encoded in one Pseudomonas fluorescens genomic window:
- a CDS encoding F0F1 ATP synthase subunit epsilon yields MAMTVHCDIVSAEGEIFSGLVEMVIAHGALGDLGIALGHAPLITNLKPGPIRLIKQGGEAEVFYISGGFLEVQPNMVKVLADTVQRAADLDEAQAQAALKAAEAALHEKSADFDYGAASARLAEAAAQLRTVQQIRKKFGG; encoded by the coding sequence ATGGCTATGACAGTCCATTGCGATATCGTCAGCGCGGAAGGGGAAATCTTCTCCGGCCTGGTCGAGATGGTGATTGCGCACGGTGCTCTGGGTGATCTTGGTATCGCTCTGGGCCACGCGCCGCTGATCACGAATCTCAAGCCGGGCCCGATCCGCCTGATCAAGCAAGGCGGGGAAGCCGAGGTGTTCTACATCTCCGGTGGTTTCCTCGAGGTTCAGCCGAACATGGTCAAGGTTCTTGCCGACACTGTGCAACGTGCCGCCGACCTGGATGAAGCTCAGGCTCAAGCAGCTCTCAAGGCTGCCGAGGCCGCTCTGCATGAGAAGAGCGCAGATTTCGACTACGGAGCTGCGTCCGCACGTCTGGCCGAGGCCGCAGCCCAGCTGCGCACCGTCCAGCAGATCCGCAAGAAGTTTGGCGGTTGA